In Colwellia sp. M166, a genomic segment contains:
- a CDS encoding tRNA-(ms[2]io[6]A)-hydroxylase translates to MFELKYQTPKAWAEVVLSDFDAFLTDHAAAEKKASGMAMSMISHYPDRKSVVKAMADLAIEELIHFKQVLKLIYARGGQLGADEKDPYINQIRKVFRNGSDVFFMDRLIVAGVIEARGHERFSLVAQALPEGKDKDFYQSIAKSEEKHKNLFIELAYEYFDKADVDQRLDEVLEIEADICMALPFRAALH, encoded by the coding sequence ATGTTCGAATTAAAATATCAAACCCCTAAAGCATGGGCCGAAGTTGTGCTTAGTGACTTCGATGCCTTTTTAACCGATCACGCGGCAGCAGAAAAAAAAGCCTCAGGTATGGCGATGTCGATGATTTCTCACTATCCCGATCGTAAGTCTGTGGTGAAAGCTATGGCCGATTTAGCCATTGAAGAGCTTATTCACTTTAAACAAGTATTAAAGTTAATTTATGCCCGTGGTGGCCAATTAGGTGCTGATGAAAAAGACCCTTATATTAACCAAATTCGTAAAGTTTTTCGTAATGGCAGTGATGTGTTTTTTATGGATCGGTTAATCGTTGCCGGCGTTATTGAAGCTCGCGGTCATGAACGATTTTCTTTAGTGGCACAAGCATTACCCGAAGGTAAAGATAAAGACTTCTATCAAAGTATTGCTAAATCAGAAGAAAAGCATAAAAACTTATTTATTGAACTCGCTTATGAATATTTTGATAAGGCTGATGTTGATCAGCGTTTAGATGAAGTTTTAGAGATAGAGGCTGATATTTGCATGGCATTACCGTTTAGAGCTGCTTTGCATTAA
- a CDS encoding MoxR family ATPase — MQTAVANILAQIGSVVIGKPHQVKLALSCLLAKGHILIEDLPGMGKTTLANTLALTLGLSYQRIQFTSDLMPADVIGITIFDDVKKSFLLHPGAIFNQVVLADEVNRASPKTQSALLEAMEEGRVSVDGVTHQLPEPFFVIATQNPMSHAGTYPLPESQLDRFMMRLSLGFPNIDAERKILQATSSHHDTTDIKAFLTVEQLREIQLHISQITVAPAIIDYVIALCRVSRQVESQAKALSPRAGKALLATAKSWAFMENRDYVIPDDIQAVFSAVCEHRLAPQQHHIFDEVNELSQQILSQVDPTNPLL, encoded by the coding sequence ATGCAAACGGCAGTTGCCAATATTTTGGCTCAAATTGGATCGGTGGTAATTGGCAAGCCTCATCAAGTGAAATTAGCCTTGAGCTGTTTACTTGCTAAAGGTCATATCTTAATTGAAGATTTACCCGGTATGGGTAAAACAACCTTAGCGAATACTTTGGCGTTAACCTTAGGTTTGTCATACCAGCGAATTCAATTTACTTCAGATTTAATGCCGGCTGATGTTATTGGTATTACTATTTTTGATGATGTGAAAAAATCATTTCTCTTGCATCCAGGGGCGATATTCAACCAAGTAGTACTTGCCGATGAAGTAAACCGAGCAAGCCCTAAAACCCAAAGTGCTTTATTAGAAGCCATGGAAGAAGGGCGCGTGAGTGTGGATGGTGTGACACATCAGCTACCTGAACCTTTTTTTGTTATTGCCACGCAAAATCCTATGTCGCATGCCGGTACATATCCGCTGCCTGAATCACAACTAGACCGTTTTATGATGCGGCTTTCGTTAGGCTTTCCTAACATAGATGCGGAGCGAAAAATATTACAGGCAACAAGCTCCCATCATGATACAACTGATATTAAAGCATTCTTAACGGTTGAGCAGTTACGTGAAATACAGCTGCATATCAGTCAGATTACTGTGGCTCCGGCAATTATCGATTATGTTATTGCGCTCTGTAGAGTAAGTAGGCAGGTAGAATCACAAGCAAAAGCCTTATCACCACGAGCAGGAAAAGCTTTGTTAGCCACAGCTAAATCTTGGGCATTTATGGAAAATCGTGATTATGTTATTCCTGATGATATTCAGGCGGTATTTTCGGCAGTATGTGAACATAGATTAGCACCACAGCAGCATCATATTTTTGATGAAGTTAATGAGCTTTCTCAGCAAATACTGTCGCAAGTTGATCCAACTAATCCATTACTTTAA
- a CDS encoding succinylglutamate desuccinylase/aspartoacylase family protein, with the protein MDIDFSEINYLVDPCSRTLHADYQQFLLSLTGLTVIDIKGESSNEWRVISTLLHGNEPSGLIAVHRWLTTENSLPQPKANIRIIISSVEAATHQHLFSHRYLPNGVDLNRCFNEEAIRSSKDGENKDIDGYIQRAKLIETAIREVNPRSIIDLHNTSGNGPAFAVSTLISPNVLSLASYFCDTLILSDISIGAMMELDFSCPVVTIECGGSADDQSHEAAYNGIKQFAQCDIRSALPQDKAVQILYKPLRLVIKAQRKLSFSEHDESYSGVTLRKNIEQFNYGGCCEGLLLGWLDDNGLENLEMLNDQGVNVIENYFRMDDNKLVCATSIKIFMASNQTDIVRSDCLFYVVNNVNNHL; encoded by the coding sequence ATGGATATAGATTTTAGCGAAATAAACTATTTAGTCGACCCATGCAGTCGTACGTTACATGCCGACTATCAACAGTTTTTGCTATCACTAACTGGTCTTACCGTTATAGATATCAAAGGCGAGAGTAGTAATGAATGGCGAGTTATTTCAACATTATTACATGGAAATGAACCTTCGGGTCTTATAGCAGTACATCGATGGCTGACCACGGAAAATTCATTACCTCAACCTAAAGCCAACATTCGTATTATAATTTCATCGGTTGAAGCTGCTACACATCAGCATTTATTCAGTCACCGATACTTACCGAATGGTGTTGACTTGAATCGTTGTTTTAACGAAGAGGCGATAAGAAGCAGTAAAGATGGCGAAAATAAAGATATTGACGGTTATATCCAACGCGCAAAGTTAATAGAAACGGCAATAAGAGAAGTGAACCCAAGATCAATTATCGATTTACACAATACCTCAGGCAATGGCCCAGCTTTTGCTGTTAGTACCTTGATCAGTCCAAATGTTTTATCGCTTGCTTCCTACTTTTGTGACACTTTAATCTTGTCTGATATCAGCATTGGCGCAATGATGGAGTTAGACTTCTCCTGCCCTGTGGTAACAATTGAATGCGGAGGCAGTGCTGATGACCAATCACACGAAGCGGCTTATAATGGTATTAAACAATTTGCTCAATGTGATATCCGTTCTGCTTTGCCACAAGATAAAGCCGTACAAATACTTTATAAACCTCTGCGTTTAGTGATTAAAGCTCAGCGAAAACTTTCATTTAGCGAGCATGATGAAAGCTATAGTGGTGTAACCCTAAGAAAGAACATTGAACAATTTAATTACGGTGGCTGCTGTGAAGGTTTATTACTCGGTTGGCTAGATGATAACGGTTTAGAAAATCTGGAGATGCTCAATGATCAAGGGGTTAACGTCATCGAAAATTACTTTAGAATGGATGACAATAAGTTGGTTTGTGCCACCAGCATAAAAATATTTATGGCATCAAATCAAACTGACATAGTGCGCTCAGATTGCCTATTTTATGTGGTTAATAACGTCAACAATCATCTTTAA
- a CDS encoding DUF58 domain-containing protein, which yields MLSKEKSSVFTAISAALKAFINKRINVWLIRRIPQGCQQQINYRNIFIMPTRFGACFVLFMLLLFLLGTNYQNNVIILLSYLLVSFFIVVLHHSFLNLSGLRFQATQSMQGFVGSKLYFPIVVSSNKARFSIRFALEQSATMTKSQHDKLNSEDKLLGVTLEQLVVGENKVQVPYQVCQRGQYSLGRVLIISEYGFGLFKTWTRLDFAQQITAYPEPVAYAWSAAQRGADSEEINNSVASYQDSFQSGQDEFHQLRHYQLGEPFSRVAWRQVARGQGWLTKQYQQALSAKLQLDFDHLPAGNLEQRLSWLSFAIKDCHEQQIAFSLKLPHQSIAYHHSAQHTLKCLTALACY from the coding sequence TTGCTCAGCAAAGAAAAAAGCAGTGTCTTTACCGCGATATCAGCAGCATTAAAAGCTTTCATAAATAAGCGGATTAATGTTTGGCTAATACGACGTATTCCTCAAGGTTGTCAGCAACAGATAAATTATCGTAATATTTTTATTATGCCAACGCGTTTCGGTGCTTGTTTTGTACTGTTTATGCTGTTGTTATTTTTGCTTGGCACAAATTATCAGAATAATGTCATTATTTTGCTTAGTTATTTGTTGGTGAGTTTTTTCATTGTCGTGTTACACCATAGTTTTTTAAATCTTTCTGGCTTACGATTTCAAGCTACCCAATCAATGCAAGGCTTTGTTGGCTCAAAGTTATACTTTCCTATTGTTGTCAGCAGTAACAAAGCACGCTTTAGTATTCGTTTTGCTTTGGAACAGTCAGCCACTATGACTAAAAGCCAGCACGATAAATTGAACAGTGAAGATAAACTGTTGGGAGTCACACTCGAGCAATTGGTTGTAGGAGAAAACAAGGTACAAGTGCCATATCAGGTGTGTCAACGTGGTCAATATTCGCTTGGGCGAGTGTTGATTATTAGTGAGTATGGTTTTGGCTTATTTAAAACTTGGACTCGACTCGACTTTGCTCAACAAATTACAGCATATCCCGAGCCTGTTGCTTATGCTTGGTCTGCTGCTCAACGAGGTGCAGATAGTGAAGAAATAAATAATAGTGTTGCAAGTTATCAAGACAGTTTTCAATCTGGACAAGATGAATTTCATCAATTGCGACATTATCAACTTGGCGAGCCCTTTAGCCGTGTGGCATGGAGGCAAGTAGCCCGTGGCCAAGGTTGGTTAACTAAGCAATATCAACAAGCATTATCGGCAAAGCTACAATTGGATTTTGATCACTTACCGGCCGGTAATCTTGAACAGCGTTTAAGTTGGTTAAGTTTTGCAATTAAAGACTGTCATGAGCAGCAAATTGCTTTTTCATTAAAGTTACCTCATCAAAGTATTGCGTATCATCATAGTGCCCAACACACCTTAAAATGCTTAACGGCATTAGCATGTTATTAG